Proteins from a genomic interval of Caulobacter sp. SL161:
- the murD gene encoding UDP-N-acetylmuramoyl-L-alanine--D-glutamate ligase: MIPVRGFEDKTVAVFGLGRTGLTAARALIAGGAKVALWDEKSASREAAAAEGFPVVDLQAADWSQFAALMLSPGVPLTHPKPHWTVEKARAAGVEVLGDVELFARTVNAAPVHKRPKIIAITGTNGKSTTTALIGHLCASAGRDTRVGGNIGLGVLGLEDMHGGAVYVLELSSYQLDLTSSLKPDAVVLLNISPDHLDRHGGMDGYIAAKRRIFLNQGKGDTAIIGVDDAWCQQICTEITAANRRTIWPISAGKAMGRGVYALQGVLYDATGERVVEVADILRARSLPGRHNWQNAAAAYAAARAIGISMQDAVDGLMTFPGLAHRMETVGKIGKVRFVNDSKATNADAARQAMSSYPKFYWIAGGVAKAGGIDDLKDLFPRIAKAYLIGEAAEPFSWTLAGKAECVLSGTLEKAVRQAYADAAASGEEAIVLLSPACASFDQFSDFEARGEAFRAAVNGLTAGGGKAAVA; encoded by the coding sequence ATGATCCCCGTCCGCGGTTTCGAGGACAAGACCGTCGCTGTGTTCGGCCTGGGCCGAACCGGCCTGACGGCGGCGCGCGCCTTGATCGCGGGGGGCGCCAAGGTCGCCCTGTGGGACGAGAAGTCCGCCAGCCGGGAGGCGGCCGCCGCCGAAGGTTTCCCAGTCGTCGACCTGCAGGCCGCCGACTGGAGTCAGTTCGCCGCCCTGATGTTGTCGCCGGGCGTGCCGCTGACCCATCCCAAGCCGCACTGGACCGTCGAGAAGGCCAGGGCCGCCGGCGTCGAGGTGCTGGGCGACGTCGAGCTGTTCGCCCGCACGGTGAACGCTGCTCCGGTCCACAAGCGCCCCAAGATCATCGCCATCACCGGCACCAACGGCAAGTCGACCACGACCGCCCTGATCGGCCACCTTTGCGCTTCGGCCGGGCGTGACACCCGGGTCGGCGGCAATATCGGCCTGGGCGTGCTGGGCCTTGAGGACATGCACGGCGGCGCGGTCTATGTGCTGGAGCTGTCGTCCTACCAACTGGACCTGACCTCAAGCCTGAAGCCCGACGCGGTGGTGCTGCTGAACATCTCGCCCGATCACCTGGACCGCCACGGCGGCATGGACGGCTACATCGCCGCCAAGCGCCGGATCTTCCTGAACCAGGGCAAGGGCGACACCGCGATCATCGGCGTCGACGACGCCTGGTGCCAGCAGATCTGCACCGAGATCACCGCCGCCAACCGCCGCACGATCTGGCCGATCAGCGCCGGCAAGGCGATGGGCCGGGGCGTCTATGCGCTGCAAGGCGTGCTCTATGACGCCACGGGCGAGCGCGTGGTCGAGGTCGCCGACATCCTACGCGCCCGCAGCCTGCCCGGCCGGCACAACTGGCAGAACGCCGCCGCCGCCTACGCCGCGGCGCGGGCGATCGGCATCTCGATGCAGGACGCCGTCGACGGCCTGATGACCTTCCCGGGCCTTGCGCACCGGATGGAGACGGTCGGCAAGATCGGCAAGGTCCGCTTCGTCAACGACAGCAAGGCCACCAACGCCGACGCCGCGCGTCAGGCGATGTCCAGCTATCCTAAGTTCTACTGGATCGCCGGCGGCGTGGCGAAAGCCGGTGGCATCGACGACCTGAAGGACCTCTTCCCGCGCATCGCCAAGGCTTATCTGATCGGCGAGGCCGCCGAGCCGTTCTCCTGGACGCTGGCCGGCAAGGCCGAGTGCGTGCTGAGCGGGACGCTGGAGAAGGCGGTGCGACAGGCCTATGCCGACGCGGCGGCCAGCGGCGAGGAGGCGATCGTGCTGCTGTCGCCGGCCTGCGCCTCGTTTGACCAGTTCAGCGATTTCGAGGCCCGCGGCGAGGCGTTTCGCGCCGCCGTAAACGGGCTGACGGCGGGCGGCGGCAAGGCCGCTGTCGCCTAG
- the mraY gene encoding phospho-N-acetylmuramoyl-pentapeptide-transferase, which translates to MLYLLYEWLARSQEHFPALNLLKYLTFRSGMAMLTAYIVAVAMGSRFIRWMKAKQGKGQPIRTDGIARHVTEKAGTPTMGGFMILAGLFVGALLWADLRNVHVWVVLLVTGSFGVLGFMDDYAKVTKQTTAGLSSVQKLIAQFIVAIIATVILIVFAPKSPMTPNLETSLVFPIFKALVINLGWFYVAFAAFTIAGFSNAVNLTDGLDGLAIVPVMFAASTFGLIAYLVGNYKFADYLNLHFAPGVGELAVLCGAIIGGGMGFLWYNAPPAKIFMGDTGSLALGGALGAIAVCAKHELVLGIVGGLFVAEALSVMIQVAYFKKTGKRVFLMAPIHHHFEKLGWPESTVVIRFWIVSMILAFIGLATLKLR; encoded by the coding sequence ATGCTGTACCTGCTGTACGAATGGCTGGCGCGCTCGCAAGAGCACTTTCCAGCCCTGAACCTGTTGAAATATCTGACCTTCCGGTCGGGCATGGCGATGCTGACCGCCTATATCGTGGCGGTGGCCATGGGCTCGCGCTTCATCCGCTGGATGAAGGCCAAGCAAGGCAAGGGTCAGCCGATCCGCACCGACGGCATCGCGCGCCACGTCACCGAAAAAGCCGGTACGCCCACCATGGGCGGCTTCATGATCCTGGCGGGCCTGTTCGTCGGCGCCCTGCTGTGGGCCGACCTGCGCAACGTCCATGTCTGGGTCGTCTTGCTGGTCACCGGCAGCTTCGGCGTGCTGGGCTTCATGGACGACTATGCCAAGGTCACCAAGCAGACCACGGCGGGCCTCTCCAGTGTGCAGAAGCTGATCGCCCAGTTCATTGTCGCGATCATCGCCACGGTGATCCTGATCGTCTTCGCGCCCAAGTCGCCGATGACGCCCAATCTTGAGACCAGCCTGGTCTTCCCGATCTTTAAGGCGCTGGTGATCAATCTCGGCTGGTTCTACGTCGCCTTCGCGGCGTTCACGATCGCGGGCTTCTCCAACGCGGTGAACCTGACCGACGGTCTGGACGGCCTGGCCATCGTGCCGGTGATGTTCGCCGCCTCGACCTTCGGCCTGATCGCCTACCTCGTCGGTAACTACAAGTTCGCCGACTATCTGAACCTGCACTTCGCGCCGGGCGTCGGCGAGCTGGCGGTGCTGTGCGGCGCCATCATCGGCGGCGGCATGGGCTTCCTCTGGTACAACGCCCCGCCGGCCAAGATCTTCATGGGCGATACGGGCTCTCTGGCCCTGGGCGGCGCGCTGGGCGCGATCGCCGTCTGCGCCAAGCATGAGCTGGTTCTGGGCATCGTCGGGGGCCTGTTCGTGGCCGAGGCGCTCAGCGTGATGATCCAGGTCGCCTACTTCAAGAAGACCGGCAAGCGCGTCTTCCTGATGGCCCCGATCCACCACCATTTTGAAAAGCTCGGCTGGCCTGAATCCACCGTGGTGATCCGCTTCTGGATCGTGTCGATGATTCTGGCCTTCATCGGCCTGGCCACGCTGAAGTTGCGGTAA
- a CDS encoding UDP-N-acetylmuramoyl-tripeptide--D-alanyl-D-alanine ligase: MSEALWTADEIAKAIGGQVAGEFAVSGVSIDTRTVEPGDLFVPLVGARDGHDFVPQAVANGAAGVLAAKAVDAPAVMVADTFKALEALGVAARERAPQCKRGAVTGSVGKTSVTRAIEAGLRLAGKAHASVKSYNNHIGVPLTLARMPRDTERAVFEVGMNHAGEIVPLSGFVRPHAVAITTVGPVHIENFSDGEAGVARAKAEILAGLQPGGIAVLNADNHWFDFLKGEAEKVGATVWSFGEAAGATARLTGFQVEGAGATVSVDLRGEALTFPIRQTGVHWGPNSLCVLLMLEALDVARDTALAALAAFAPIEGRGAEKTIAIPGGAFTLVDESYNANPVSMQAALKTLGARKVAGRRVVALTDMLELGEDSARFHAELAEPIAAAEVDVVFLAGVHMKSLWEALPPTRRGGYAEVAEKLTSVLAGAVQPGDVVMVKGSNGSKAGVLAAALAGLDLGEQG, encoded by the coding sequence ATGTCTGAAGCCCTCTGGACCGCTGACGAGATCGCAAAAGCCATCGGCGGTCAGGTGGCCGGCGAATTCGCTGTGTCGGGCGTCTCGATCGACACGCGCACGGTGGAGCCGGGCGATCTCTTCGTGCCGCTGGTCGGCGCGCGGGACGGTCATGACTTCGTTCCGCAGGCGGTGGCCAACGGCGCCGCCGGCGTCCTGGCGGCCAAGGCCGTCGACGCCCCGGCGGTGATGGTCGCCGACACCTTCAAGGCGTTGGAAGCCCTGGGCGTCGCCGCGCGGGAGCGCGCGCCGCAGTGCAAGCGTGGGGCGGTGACCGGCTCGGTCGGCAAGACCAGCGTCACCCGCGCCATCGAGGCGGGCCTGCGTCTGGCCGGCAAGGCCCACGCCTCGGTCAAGAGCTACAACAACCATATCGGCGTGCCCCTGACCCTGGCGCGGATGCCGCGCGACACCGAACGGGCGGTGTTCGAGGTGGGCATGAACCACGCCGGCGAGATCGTCCCGCTGTCGGGCTTCGTGCGGCCGCATGCGGTGGCGATCACCACCGTTGGCCCCGTGCATATAGAGAACTTCTCAGACGGCGAGGCTGGCGTCGCGCGCGCCAAGGCCGAGATCCTCGCGGGACTGCAACCCGGCGGGATCGCGGTGCTGAACGCCGACAATCATTGGTTCGACTTCCTGAAGGGCGAGGCTGAGAAGGTCGGCGCGACCGTCTGGAGCTTCGGCGAGGCCGCCGGGGCGACCGCCCGCCTGACCGGCTTCCAAGTGGAGGGCGCGGGCGCGACCGTGTCGGTCGACCTTCGGGGCGAGGCGCTGACCTTCCCGATCCGCCAGACCGGCGTCCATTGGGGCCCCAACAGCCTGTGCGTGCTGCTGATGCTGGAGGCGCTGGACGTCGCCCGCGACACCGCACTGGCCGCTCTGGCGGCGTTCGCGCCCATCGAGGGGCGCGGCGCGGAGAAGACGATCGCTATTCCCGGCGGCGCCTTCACCCTGGTCGACGAGAGTTACAACGCCAATCCGGTCTCGATGCAGGCCGCGCTCAAGACCCTGGGCGCGCGCAAGGTCGCCGGCCGCCGGGTGGTGGCGCTGACCGACATGCTCGAATTGGGCGAGGACAGCGCCCGGTTTCACGCCGAGCTTGCGGAGCCGATTGCGGCCGCAGAGGTCGACGTTGTTTTTCTCGCGGGCGTCCACATGAAATCGCTGTGGGAGGCGCTTCCTCCGACTCGGCGGGGCGGGTACGCGGAAGTTGCTGAAAAGTTAACGTCGGTGCTGGCGGGGGCCGTGCAGCCCGGCGACGTGGTGATGGTGAAGGGGTCGAACGGCTCCAAGGCCGGCGTGCTCGCCGCCGCCTTGGCCGGGCTCGATCTTGGGGAACAGGGCTGA
- a CDS encoding UDP-N-acetylmuramoyl-L-alanyl-D-glutamate--2,6-diaminopimelate ligase, with the protein MTKRLSDLFNRPFATDPVIAGVTADSRKVTTGWLFAALPGTKVDGRDFAEGAVAKGAAAILAPEGGLEGLGVPVVRSEDARRAYALAAAAFWGKQPAMCVAVTGTNGKTSVAGFCRQIFAKLGHKAASMGTLGVVVSQPGQPDQQLTPPGLTTPDAGDVAEMVARLAEMGVTHLALEASSHGVDQRRIDGIKLSAAGFTNFTQDHLDYHGSMEAYRAAKLRLFDTLTPAGAKAVLNADSEAFPHFAAAAVTSGQSVFSVGEDGQGLRLLSRTPTPAGQDLVVEADGVVHHLKLPLAGAFQASNVLVAAGLCIAAGEDSAKVLKALETLEGAAGRLQRVGRGPKGGEAYVDYAHTPDGLQTVLEALRPHTAGKLIAVFGAGGDRDRGKRPLMGAIGAKLADIAIVTDDNPRSEDPASIRAAILEAAPGAREIGDRRAAIRAAVALMGEGDVLVVAGKGHEQGQIVAGVVHPFDDVAETLAALEGEHV; encoded by the coding sequence ATGACCAAAAGACTGTCCGACCTGTTCAACCGTCCCTTCGCGACGGATCCGGTGATCGCCGGTGTCACCGCCGACAGCCGCAAGGTCACAACCGGCTGGCTGTTCGCCGCTCTGCCGGGGACCAAGGTCGACGGTCGCGACTTCGCCGAGGGCGCGGTGGCCAAGGGCGCGGCGGCGATCCTGGCGCCGGAAGGCGGGCTGGAAGGGCTGGGCGTGCCGGTGGTGCGCTCCGAGGACGCCCGCCGCGCCTACGCCCTGGCCGCCGCCGCCTTCTGGGGCAAGCAGCCGGCGATGTGCGTGGCCGTCACCGGCACCAACGGCAAGACCTCGGTCGCCGGCTTCTGCCGTCAGATCTTCGCCAAGCTGGGCCATAAGGCCGCCAGCATGGGCACTCTGGGCGTTGTGGTCAGCCAGCCGGGGCAGCCGGACCAGCAGCTCACGCCGCCGGGCCTGACCACGCCGGACGCCGGCGACGTCGCCGAGATGGTCGCGCGTCTCGCGGAGATGGGCGTCACCCACCTGGCGCTGGAGGCCAGCTCGCACGGCGTCGACCAGCGGCGTATCGACGGCATCAAGCTGAGCGCCGCCGGCTTCACCAACTTCACCCAGGATCACCTCGACTATCACGGCTCGATGGAGGCCTATCGCGCCGCCAAGCTGCGCCTGTTCGACACGCTGACCCCCGCAGGCGCCAAGGCGGTGCTGAACGCCGACAGCGAAGCCTTCCCGCACTTCGCCGCCGCCGCCGTCACTTCGGGCCAGAGCGTGTTCTCGGTCGGCGAGGACGGGCAGGGGCTGCGGCTCCTGTCACGGACGCCCACGCCCGCCGGCCAGGACCTAGTCGTCGAGGCCGATGGTGTGGTTCATCACCTCAAGCTGCCCCTGGCCGGCGCCTTCCAGGCGTCGAACGTGCTGGTCGCGGCGGGGCTCTGCATCGCCGCCGGCGAGGACAGCGCCAAGGTCCTCAAGGCTCTGGAAACCCTGGAGGGCGCAGCGGGCCGCCTGCAGCGTGTGGGGCGCGGCCCCAAGGGCGGCGAAGCCTATGTCGACTACGCCCACACGCCCGATGGTCTGCAGACGGTGCTGGAGGCCCTGCGCCCGCACACCGCCGGCAAGCTGATCGCGGTGTTCGGCGCGGGCGGTGACCGCGACCGGGGCAAACGGCCGCTGATGGGCGCGATCGGCGCAAAGCTCGCCGACATCGCCATCGTCACCGACGACAATCCGCGCTCGGAGGATCCGGCCTCCATCCGCGCCGCCATCCTGGAGGCCGCCCCGGGCGCGCGCGAGATCGGCGACCGTCGCGCCGCCATCCGCGCCGCTGTCGCGCTGATGGGCGAGGGCGACGTGCTGGTGGTCGCAGGCAAGGGTCACGAGCAGGGCCAGATCGTCGCCGGCGTCGTGCATCCGTTCGACGATGTGGCCGAGACCCTGGCCGCGCTGGAGGGCGAGCATGTCTGA
- a CDS encoding peptidoglycan D,D-transpeptidase FtsI family protein, with protein MSLSNLGPGGVHSPLWRWVVERVWRLEHAFERSRAAARPEDDTRIRIFLVMGFFGLCFVGVSLGAGWSALFSRAGQGGGYAQGVEGARGDVVDRNGKLLAVDLAHYALYVDPREVWDAKETRAALGRALPQVPAKRLDKAVFGDHRAFVLGGLTPDEKDAIFNLGLPGVTFEEQERRMYPLGPTAAHLIGFVDSGGKGLAGAERALDDPIRKAAGGEGGPTQLSIDLRVQAALEDELRKAAEEFTPKGAVGLVTNVHTGEILGMASWPDYDANKAGEATDDQRLNRAAASVYEMGSTFKAFTVAIGLDTGVATAASTFDAREPYKLGYRTIHDYHATRAVLNLVEVFQHSSNIGTAMLAERVGGQRLSQYFTNLGLTKPAKVELQESARPLTPRKWDQDTVASTSFGHGMNISPLALAQAMNALLNGGEMRPLTIRKLPPGVRPEGRRVLSEHTSAEMLKIMRANVVPGEGGSGGKADVPGLSVGGKTGTGEKYDPAIRRYNHQRQVSSFAATFPTDGPLEADRYFVLILLDEPKGNANSFGFSTGGWVAAPAAGRVIERIAPFLGVKRKTELVTIANSPKNAAPEAGL; from the coding sequence ATGAGCCTCTCGAACCTGGGTCCCGGCGGCGTTCACTCCCCGCTATGGCGCTGGGTGGTGGAGCGTGTCTGGCGGCTGGAGCACGCCTTTGAGCGCTCGCGCGCCGCCGCGCGGCCTGAAGACGACACGCGGATCCGCATCTTCCTGGTCATGGGCTTTTTCGGCCTCTGTTTCGTCGGGGTGAGTCTGGGCGCGGGTTGGTCGGCGCTGTTCTCGCGCGCCGGGCAGGGCGGCGGCTACGCCCAGGGCGTCGAAGGCGCGCGGGGCGATGTCGTCGACCGGAACGGCAAGCTGCTGGCCGTGGATCTGGCCCACTACGCGCTTTACGTCGACCCGCGCGAGGTCTGGGACGCCAAGGAAACCCGCGCGGCCCTGGGCCGGGCGCTGCCGCAGGTTCCGGCCAAGCGGCTCGACAAGGCCGTGTTCGGCGATCACCGCGCCTTTGTTCTGGGCGGTCTGACGCCGGACGAAAAGGACGCCATCTTCAATCTGGGTCTGCCGGGTGTGACGTTCGAGGAGCAGGAGCGGCGGATGTATCCGCTGGGGCCGACGGCCGCGCACCTGATCGGCTTCGTCGACAGCGGCGGCAAGGGCCTGGCGGGCGCCGAGCGCGCCCTGGACGACCCGATCCGCAAGGCCGCCGGCGGCGAGGGCGGGCCCACCCAGTTGTCGATCGACCTGCGCGTGCAGGCCGCGCTCGAGGACGAGCTTCGCAAGGCCGCCGAGGAGTTCACGCCCAAGGGCGCTGTGGGTCTGGTGACCAACGTCCATACCGGCGAGATCCTGGGCATGGCCAGTTGGCCCGACTACGACGCCAACAAGGCGGGCGAGGCTACGGACGACCAGCGTCTCAACCGCGCCGCCGCCTCGGTCTATGAGATGGGCTCGACCTTCAAGGCCTTCACGGTCGCGATCGGTCTCGACACGGGCGTGGCCACCGCCGCCTCGACCTTCGACGCCCGCGAGCCCTACAAGCTGGGCTATCGGACGATCCACGACTATCACGCCACTAGGGCCGTGCTGAATCTGGTCGAGGTCTTCCAGCACTCGTCGAACATTGGCACGGCGATGCTGGCCGAGCGCGTGGGCGGCCAGCGCCTGAGTCAGTACTTCACCAATCTGGGCCTGACCAAGCCGGCCAAGGTAGAGCTGCAGGAGTCGGCGCGCCCCCTGACCCCGCGCAAGTGGGATCAGGACACCGTGGCCTCGACCTCGTTCGGTCATGGCATGAACATCTCGCCGCTGGCCCTGGCCCAGGCGATGAACGCCCTGCTGAACGGTGGCGAGATGCGGCCCCTTACGATCCGCAAACTGCCGCCGGGCGTGCGTCCGGAAGGCAGGCGCGTACTGTCCGAGCACACCTCGGCCGAGATGCTGAAGATCATGCGCGCCAATGTCGTGCCGGGTGAGGGCGGCAGCGGCGGCAAGGCCGACGTGCCCGGGCTCTCGGTCGGCGGCAAGACCGGCACGGGCGAGAAGTACGACCCCGCGATCCGGCGCTACAATCATCAGCGTCAGGTCTCGTCCTTCGCCGCCACCTTCCCGACGGACGGCCCTTTGGAGGCCGACCGCTACTTCGTGCTGATCCTGCTGGACGAGCCGAAGGGCAACGCCAATTCGTTCGGTTTCTCGACCGGCGGCTGGGTCGCCGCACCGGCTGCGGGCCGGGTGATCGAACGCATCGCGCCGTTCCTCGGCGTCAAACGCAAGACCGAGCTGGTGACCATCGCCAACTCGCCCAAGAACGCCGCGCCGGAGGCGGGCCTATGA
- the ftsL gene encoding cell division protein FtsL, with amino-acid sequence MTAAGVFNRRVRGFRVVEVVGLCILLSLVTGVYLAKTFAGRERQEIARIEQEIEEEAARKRLLEAEVAHLEQPRRIEQLARMMQLKPIAPDREITEDALIDVARRRELPKTPIAAAPVAPEALAADAPEVLPDDALPPPPQVQGALR; translated from the coding sequence GTGACGGCGGCTGGCGTCTTCAATCGCCGGGTCCGGGGTTTCCGGGTCGTCGAGGTGGTCGGCCTGTGCATTCTGCTGAGCCTGGTCACGGGCGTCTACCTGGCCAAGACCTTCGCCGGTCGCGAGCGCCAGGAGATCGCTCGCATCGAACAGGAGATCGAGGAGGAGGCCGCCCGCAAACGCCTGCTGGAGGCCGAGGTCGCGCACCTTGAACAGCCGCGCCGCATCGAGCAGCTGGCGCGGATGATGCAGCTGAAGCCGATCGCGCCTGATCGCGAGATCACCGAAGACGCCCTCATTGACGTGGCGCGTCGTCGCGAACTGCCCAAGACGCCCATCGCCGCAGCCCCGGTTGCGCCTGAGGCGCTGGCCGCCGACGCGCCCGAAGTCTTGCCGGATGACGCCTTGCCGCCGCCGCCTCAAGTCCAGGGGGCGTTGCGATGA
- the rsmH gene encoding 16S rRNA (cytosine(1402)-N(4))-methyltransferase RsmH, translated as MSAAPHISVLLDEVVEALDAKPGDVVVDGTFGAGGYTRAVLPTGASVVAFDRDPTVRQFAEALPADRFRLVQARFSEMLDELGPESVDGVMLDLGVSSMQLDQAERGFSFMRDGPLDMRMGDTGPTAADLVNTLDHAELARILYVYGEEHASRRIASFIVRRREEKPFERTLDLAEVIERAVGGRKGAKVHPATRSFQGLRIAVNDELGELEAGLAAAERVLKPGGRLVVVTFHSLEDRIVKAFLAERAGKTPGGSRHAPPVAATAAPSFQLISNKAIAPGEAELAVNPRARSSKLRAAVRTDAPVWEASA; from the coding sequence GTGAGCGCCGCGCCGCACATCTCGGTCCTGCTGGACGAGGTCGTCGAGGCCCTGGACGCCAAGCCCGGCGACGTCGTCGTCGACGGCACCTTCGGGGCGGGCGGCTATACCCGCGCGGTGCTGCCGACCGGCGCAAGCGTCGTGGCCTTTGATCGCGACCCGACCGTCCGCCAATTCGCCGAAGCGCTCCCAGCCGATCGTTTCCGCCTGGTTCAGGCCCGCTTCTCCGAAATGCTGGACGAGCTGGGCCCGGAGAGCGTCGATGGCGTGATGCTGGACCTGGGCGTCTCGTCGATGCAGCTGGACCAGGCCGAGCGCGGCTTTTCGTTCATGCGCGACGGGCCGCTGGACATGCGGATGGGCGATACGGGCCCGACCGCCGCTGATCTGGTCAACACCCTGGATCACGCCGAGCTGGCCAGGATCCTGTATGTGTATGGCGAGGAGCACGCCTCGCGCCGCATCGCCAGCTTCATCGTCCGCCGCCGCGAGGAAAAGCCGTTCGAGCGCACCCTGGACCTGGCCGAGGTGATCGAGCGCGCGGTCGGCGGTCGCAAGGGCGCCAAGGTCCATCCGGCCACCCGGTCGTTTCAGGGCCTGCGCATCGCCGTCAATGACGAGCTGGGCGAGCTGGAGGCCGGTCTCGCCGCCGCCGAGCGCGTGCTGAAGCCGGGCGGTCGCCTGGTGGTCGTCACGTTCCATTCGCTCGAAGATCGCATCGTCAAGGCGTTCCTGGCCGAGCGTGCCGGCAAGACGCCCGGCGGTTCGCGCCACGCGCCGCCGGTCGCCGCGACCGCCGCGCCCAGCTTTCAGCTGATCTCCAACAAGGCCATCGCGCCGGGCGAAGCCGAGCTGGCCGTCAATCCGCGCGCGCGCTCCTCGAAGCTGCGCGCAGCCGTTCGCACCGACGCTCCGGTCTGGGAGGCTTCGGCGTGA
- a CDS encoding division/cell wall cluster transcriptional repressor MraZ, whose product MFLSTFEKQLDSKRRIVVPQEFRAAVSGPFDGIFCFPSIEADCLEAGGKVLFDRYQAVIEEMPFGDPTRTALETVVLGGMARLTFDTAGRITLPDHLCDMFGLTDSVAVVGMGERFQIWSREAFQAHRAQQRDLAREGLAALRAQQRAARFGGAS is encoded by the coding sequence GTGTTTCTCTCGACGTTCGAGAAACAGCTCGACAGCAAGCGGCGCATCGTCGTGCCGCAGGAATTCCGCGCGGCCGTTTCGGGTCCCTTTGACGGCATCTTCTGCTTCCCCTCGATCGAGGCCGACTGCCTGGAGGCGGGCGGCAAGGTGCTGTTCGATCGCTATCAGGCGGTGATCGAGGAGATGCCGTTCGGCGATCCCACCCGCACGGCGCTGGAGACTGTTGTCCTGGGCGGCATGGCGCGGCTGACCTTTGATACAGCTGGTCGCATTACGCTGCCCGACCATCTGTGCGACATGTTCGGCCTTACGGATTCGGTGGCCGTCGTCGGTATGGGTGAGCGTTTTCAGATCTGGTCGCGCGAGGCCTTCCAGGCCCATCGCGCGCAGCAGCGTGATCTGGCGCGCGAAGGCCTTGCGGCTCTGCGCGCCCAGCAGCGCGCCGCTAGGTTTGGGGGCGCGTCGTGA
- a CDS encoding FMN-binding negative transcriptional regulator gives MHPAPAFRVEDRAVLLALLRAHPFVTIAASVGGRPFVAQSPIVIRELDGEIALDFHLSRGNVLTPHLTQGFPAIALATGPDAYVSPDWYESPDQVPTWNYLSVEAEGAVAPLNDEELIALLDDLSAQEEARLLPKTPWTRHKMKPGKFDALLRGIQGGRLFVQRLEGTFKLSQNKSDADRLGAAKGLGDHPIAGLMRS, from the coding sequence ATGCATCCGGCCCCGGCTTTCCGCGTCGAGGACCGCGCGGTCCTGCTCGCCCTTCTGCGCGCCCATCCGTTCGTGACCATCGCCGCCAGCGTCGGCGGCCGGCCCTTTGTCGCCCAGTCGCCGATCGTGATCCGCGAACTGGACGGCGAGATCGCGCTGGACTTCCACCTGTCGCGCGGCAACGTCCTGACGCCGCACCTGACCCAAGGCTTCCCGGCCATCGCCCTGGCGACCGGCCCCGACGCCTATGTCAGCCCCGACTGGTACGAGAGCCCCGACCAGGTGCCGACCTGGAACTATCTCTCCGTCGAGGCCGAGGGCGCGGTGGCGCCGCTGAACGACGAGGAGCTGATCGCGCTGCTCGACGACCTGTCGGCCCAGGAAGAGGCGCGGCTTCTCCCGAAGACGCCCTGGACCCGCCACAAGATGAAGCCCGGCAAGTTCGACGCCCTGCTGCGCGGCATCCAAGGCGGGCGCCTGTTCGTCCAGCGCCTGGAGGGGACCTTCAAGCTCTCGCAGAACAAGTCCGACGCCGACCGCCTGGGCGCGGCCAAGGGCCTGGGCGATCATCCGATCGCGGGGCTGATGCGCTCCTGA
- a CDS encoding N-acetylmuramoyl-L-alanine amidase: MSLSLIEAPSPNFDARKAVPDTVILHYTGMETGEAAIERLRDPEAKVSAHYCVEEDGSIVRLVPEERRAWHAGAAFWKGVKDINSASIGIEIVNPGHEFGYRPFPEVQIAAVINLLADIRSRWMIPDARILGHSDVAPARKIDPGELFPWKRLAESGHGLWIEPAPSPGAPLGQGEEGTGVFALQAGLTRLGYDCAPSGQYDEWTATVVSAFQRHWLQSRFDGIADGETRARLVGLLRAAAD; encoded by the coding sequence ATGAGCCTGTCCCTGATCGAGGCCCCGTCGCCCAATTTCGACGCCCGCAAGGCCGTGCCCGACACGGTGATCCTGCACTATACGGGCATGGAGACCGGCGAGGCGGCCATCGAGCGCCTGCGCGATCCCGAGGCCAAGGTCAGCGCCCACTACTGTGTCGAGGAGGACGGCAGCATCGTCCGCCTGGTGCCCGAGGAACGCCGGGCCTGGCACGCCGGCGCGGCCTTCTGGAAGGGCGTCAAGGACATCAACTCGGCCTCCATCGGGATCGAGATCGTCAATCCCGGCCACGAGTTCGGCTATCGCCCGTTCCCCGAGGTCCAGATCGCCGCGGTGATCAACCTCTTGGCCGACATCCGCTCGCGCTGGATGATCCCGGATGCCCGCATCCTCGGCCACTCCGACGTCGCGCCGGCGCGCAAGATCGATCCGGGCGAGCTCTTCCCCTGGAAGCGCCTCGCCGAAAGCGGCCATGGCCTGTGGATCGAGCCTGCGCCATCGCCCGGCGCGCCGCTGGGCCAGGGCGAGGAGGGGACGGGCGTCTTTGCGCTGCAGGCCGGCTTGACCCGCCTCGGCTACGACTGCGCGCCCAGCGGCCAGTACGACGAATGGACCGCCACCGTCGTCTCCGCCTTCCAGCGCCACTGGCTGCAGAGCCGCTTCGACGGGATCGCCGACGGCGAGACCCGGGCGCGCCTGGTGGGCCTGCTGCGGGCGGCGGCGGACTGA